A portion of the Luxibacter massiliensis genome contains these proteins:
- a CDS encoding alpha/beta fold hydrolase, whose translation MKDEFYFPSKDGNTEIHTIEWRPEGEVKAVLQLSHGMVEYINRYDEFAKYLCQQGYYVVGNDHLGHGKSIQSRTEYGYFNEKYGNACVLGDMHTLRQRTEKKYPNIPYFMLGHSMGSTFLRQYIQMYGNGLSGAVIIGVVAEQKRSALRLGKRLCRIIAVFKGWHYRSKFVDRLAIGGYNKAYKTVKTRADWVTGDQEKLDAYISDPLCSFIFTVNAYYHMFSAMLQMQKKESIYMIPKTLPVLIAAGSEDPVGNFGKGVRRIYEKYKSAGIQDITLRLYAGDRHEILNETDREQVYEDLYEWMESRR comes from the coding sequence ATGAAAGACGAATTTTACTTCCCGTCTAAGGATGGAAATACAGAGATTCATACAATTGAATGGAGGCCGGAAGGCGAAGTAAAAGCGGTTTTGCAGTTGAGCCATGGCATGGTGGAGTATATTAACCGTTATGATGAGTTTGCAAAGTATTTATGCCAGCAGGGTTATTATGTGGTTGGGAATGATCATCTGGGACATGGAAAGTCGATTCAGAGCAGGACAGAATACGGATATTTTAATGAAAAGTATGGGAATGCCTGTGTATTAGGGGACATGCATACATTGCGCCAGAGAACCGAGAAGAAATATCCTAATATTCCCTACTTTATGCTTGGACACAGTATGGGATCTACTTTTCTGCGGCAGTATATTCAGATGTACGGCAATGGCCTGAGCGGCGCAGTGATTATCGGGGTTGTGGCTGAACAGAAGAGGTCTGCCTTGCGCTTAGGAAAACGCTTATGCCGTATAATCGCTGTGTTCAAGGGGTGGCATTACCGCAGTAAATTTGTAGACCGCCTAGCTATTGGAGGCTATAATAAAGCTTACAAAACCGTCAAGACACGGGCCGACTGGGTTACAGGAGATCAAGAGAAACTAGATGCATATATATCGGATCCCCTTTGCTCATTTATATTTACAGTGAATGCATATTACCACATGTTCAGCGCTATGCTCCAGATGCAGAAGAAAGAGAGTATTTATATGATACCTAAGACACTTCCTGTTCTGATTGCGGCTGGTTCTGAGGATCCTGTGGGGAATTTCGGGAAGGGTGTCAGGAGAATATACGAAAAGTATAAATCGGCCGGAATTCAGGATATAACTCTCCGTCTGTATGCGGGTGACCGCCATGAAATACTAAATGAAACAGACAGGGAGCAGGTGTATGAGGATTTGTATGAATGGATGGAAAGCAGAAGATAG
- a CDS encoding response regulator transcription factor encodes MYNILVCDDDKEIVEAIEIYLTQEGYHVLKAYDGSEALKVLESEEVHLLVLDVMMPRLDGIRATLKIRESNSIPIIILSAKSEDADKILGLNVGADDYVTKPFNPLELVARVKSQLRRYTQLGASVNEKSEKVYEVGGLAIRDDLKEVTVDGEPVKLTPIEYNILLLLMKNQGRVFSIDQIYQAIWNEEAIGADNTVAVHIRHIREKIEINPKEPRYLKVVWGVGYKIEKL; translated from the coding sequence ATGTATAATATTTTAGTTTGTGATGATGACAAAGAAATAGTAGAGGCCATAGAAATATATTTGACACAGGAAGGGTACCATGTGCTGAAGGCTTATGATGGGTCTGAGGCTCTTAAGGTACTGGAAAGTGAAGAGGTACATCTGCTTGTGTTGGATGTCATGATGCCCAGGCTGGACGGAATCAGGGCCACCCTTAAAATTAGAGAAAGTAACAGCATACCTATCATAATTTTATCTGCAAAATCTGAGGATGCAGATAAAATATTGGGACTCAATGTAGGGGCGGACGACTATGTCACGAAACCCTTTAATCCGCTGGAGCTTGTAGCAAGAGTTAAGTCTCAGCTGCGCAGATATACGCAGCTAGGTGCAAGTGTAAATGAGAAATCTGAGAAAGTATATGAAGTAGGCGGCCTTGCCATCCGGGATGACCTGAAAGAGGTAACAGTGGATGGTGAACCAGTAAAATTGACGCCTATAGAGTACAATATATTATTACTATTGATGAAAAATCAGGGAAGGGTGTTTTCAATCGACCAGATTTATCAGGCTATCTGGAACGAGGAGGCCATCGGGGCTGATAATACTGTTGCAGTCCATATCCGCCATATCCGCGAGAAGATAGAGATTAACCCCAAGGAACCACGTTATTTAAAGGTAGTCTGGGGCGTTGGATATAAGATTGAAAAGCTTTAG
- the rsmA gene encoding 16S rRNA (adenine(1518)-N(6)/adenine(1519)-N(6))-dimethyltransferase RsmA, whose product MKEPILGNPQNTIAVLQKYNFVFQKRFGQNFLIDTHVLDKIIRAAEISRDDMVLEIGPGIGTMTQYLSKAARKVTAVEIDKALIPILQETLDGFDNVNILNQDIMKVDIAALAEKENSGQPIKVVANLPYYITTPIIMGLFENHVPVKSITVMVQKEVAERMQARPGTKDYGALSLAVQYYSKPVIVANVPLNCFMPRPKVGSAVIHLDKFERPPVQVDDERQMFQIIRASFNQRRKTLANGLKNSPDLNYTKEQIEAAINRLGKGSGVRGEALTLEEFAEVSNSLGRNKM is encoded by the coding sequence ATGAAGGAACCTATATTAGGTAATCCACAGAATACAATAGCAGTTCTTCAAAAATATAATTTTGTATTTCAGAAAAGATTTGGGCAGAATTTTCTTATAGATACACATGTATTAGATAAAATAATACGGGCAGCAGAGATTTCACGGGATGATATGGTTCTGGAGATTGGGCCTGGGATAGGTACCATGACACAGTATCTTTCAAAGGCGGCACGGAAAGTGACAGCAGTAGAAATTGACAAAGCTTTGATCCCGATTCTGCAGGAGACTCTTGACGGGTTTGACAATGTAAACATACTTAATCAGGATATTATGAAAGTAGATATAGCGGCCCTGGCGGAAAAAGAAAATAGCGGGCAGCCGATAAAGGTAGTTGCTAATCTGCCGTATTATATCACAACACCTATTATTATGGGATTGTTTGAAAACCATGTGCCTGTCAAAAGCATAACAGTCATGGTACAAAAGGAGGTGGCTGAGCGTATGCAGGCCAGGCCGGGAACCAAAGACTACGGTGCCCTCTCCCTGGCAGTACAGTACTATTCCAAGCCTGTTATTGTTGCCAACGTCCCTCTCAACTGCTTTATGCCAAGGCCTAAAGTAGGGTCCGCAGTCATCCATCTGGATAAGTTTGAAAGACCACCAGTACAGGTTGACGATGAGAGACAAATGTTCCAGATTATCCGTGCGTCCTTTAATCAGAGAAGAAAAACATTGGCAAATGGATTAAAAAATTCGCCAGACCTAAATTATACAAAAGAACAGATAGAGGCGGCAATAAATAGACTCGGCAAAGGCAGCGGCGTGAGGGGGGAGGCCCTGACACTAGAAGAATTCGCAGAGGTGAGTAATAGTTTAGGACGTAACAAAATGTAA
- a CDS encoding citrate/2-methylcitrate synthase, translated as MAKVQKDIDSIIFENTPKVEELARICEENNAIEKELYTKYEVKRGLRDLNGKGVLAGLTNISDVCATKVVDGKEVPCAGNLYYRGYNIKDLVKGFLDAGHPGFEETAYLLLFGSLPTAGQLEDFQGMIADRRMLPPNFVRDVIMKAPSKDMMNMISRCILNLYSYDKKADDTSIPNVLRQCLNLISQFPMLMVYGYHAYNYRRGEDLYIYAPNPKLSTAENILMMLREDRKYTELEAKILDMALVLHMDHGGGNNSTFTTHVVTSSGTDTYSTIAAAMASLKGPKHGGANIKVTQMFDDMKKKLTNWEDEDQIRQYLTDLLDKKAFDQKGLIYGMGHAIYSISDPRADIFKRFVKQLAFEKGHEAEYALYEKVEFMAPEIIGEKRKMYKGVNANVDFYSGLVYSMLDLPDALYTPIFAAARIVGWSAHRLEELKNVDKIIRPAYKPLAPYRDYINLNDR; from the coding sequence ATGGCAAAAGTACAGAAGGACATTGATAGTATTATTTTTGAAAACACTCCGAAAGTTGAAGAGTTAGCCCGCATTTGTGAGGAGAACAATGCTATTGAAAAAGAGCTTTATACGAAATATGAGGTTAAGAGGGGCCTGCGTGATTTAAATGGGAAAGGTGTGCTGGCTGGCCTGACGAATATTTCAGATGTATGTGCCACAAAGGTTGTGGATGGAAAAGAAGTTCCCTGTGCAGGAAACCTCTACTACCGCGGTTATAATATAAAAGATCTTGTGAAAGGCTTTTTGGATGCAGGTCATCCGGGATTTGAGGAGACTGCATATCTTCTTTTGTTCGGCAGCCTGCCTACGGCAGGGCAGCTGGAAGATTTTCAGGGTATGATTGCTGACAGGAGGATGCTCCCGCCTAATTTTGTAAGGGATGTTATTATGAAGGCTCCGAGTAAAGATATGATGAATATGATTTCCCGGTGTATTTTAAACCTTTATAGTTATGATAAGAAGGCAGATGATACATCAATTCCAAATGTACTTCGTCAATGTCTGAACCTGATCAGCCAGTTTCCGATGCTGATGGTATATGGGTATCATGCATATAATTATAGAAGGGGCGAAGACCTATATATATATGCTCCGAATCCAAAGCTGTCTACAGCGGAAAATATTTTGATGATGCTCCGTGAGGACCGTAAATATACAGAGCTGGAAGCCAAAATACTGGATATGGCCCTGGTGCTCCATATGGATCATGGCGGCGGCAATAACTCTACATTTACAACCCATGTTGTCACATCATCAGGTACGGATACTTATTCTACCATAGCGGCGGCCATGGCATCCTTAAAGGGACCTAAGCACGGGGGTGCGAATATCAAGGTTACTCAGATGTTTGATGACATGAAAAAGAAGCTGACCAATTGGGAGGATGAGGATCAGATACGCCAGTATCTGACAGACCTTTTGGATAAGAAGGCGTTTGACCAGAAGGGATTAATTTATGGCATGGGCCATGCCATTTATTCTATTTCTGATCCAAGAGCAGATATTTTTAAGCGTTTTGTCAAGCAGCTTGCATTTGAGAAAGGGCATGAAGCAGAATATGCCCTCTATGAAAAGGTTGAATTTATGGCACCTGAGATTATTGGTGAGAAACGTAAGATGTATAAAGGCGTAAATGCCAACGTAGATTTTTACAGCGGCCTTGTCTATAGTATGCTGGATCTTCCAGATGCGCTGTATACTCCAATTTTTGCTGCTGCCCGTATTGTCGGCTGGAGCGCCCACAGGTTGGAAGAACTTAAGAACGTGGATAAGATTATCCGTCCGGCATATAAGCCGCTAGCACCTTATCGTGATTACATAAATTTAAATGATAGGTAG
- a CDS encoding TatD family hydrolase: MIFDTHAHYDDEQFDVDREEILGAMAGSGVGTVVNVSSDVSSWDKIRRLTEKYTFIYGAAGVHPDAVGELDEEKFQRLENIIQEDKIVAVGEIGLDYYWDNESRELQKKWFILQLQMARKHGLPVIIHSREAAADTLEIMQEYARGMKGVIHCFSYSKELAQEYVKIGFYLGIGGVVTFKNAKKLKDVVRQVPLESLVLETDCPYLAPVPNRGKRNSSLNLVYVAEEIAQLKEMVYEEVIRQTEENARELYQL; this comes from the coding sequence ATGATTTTTGATACACATGCGCATTACGATGATGAGCAGTTTGATGTGGACAGAGAAGAAATATTAGGAGCTATGGCTGGAAGCGGGGTGGGTACGGTTGTAAATGTCAGCTCTGACGTAAGTTCGTGGGATAAAATAAGAAGGCTTACAGAGAAGTATACCTTTATATATGGGGCGGCAGGCGTACATCCTGATGCAGTTGGAGAACTAGACGAGGAGAAGTTTCAGCGTTTGGAAAATATTATACAAGAAGATAAAATTGTGGCCGTGGGAGAGATTGGATTGGATTATTATTGGGACAATGAAAGCCGCGAATTACAGAAAAAATGGTTTATCCTACAATTACAGATGGCCAGGAAACATGGACTTCCTGTTATAATCCACAGCCGGGAGGCGGCAGCAGATACATTGGAGATTATGCAGGAATATGCCAGAGGGATGAAAGGGGTAATTCACTGCTTCTCCTATTCAAAAGAGCTGGCCCAGGAATATGTTAAAATAGGGTTTTATCTTGGCATTGGCGGGGTAGTGACCTTCAAAAATGCAAAGAAGCTTAAAGATGTAGTGAGGCAGGTACCATTAGAATCCCTTGTACTTGAAACTGACTGCCCATATTTGGCGCCTGTCCCTAACAGGGGAAAAAGGAATTCTTCTCTGAATTTGGTTTATGTGGCGGAGGAGATTGCCCAGCTCAAAGAGATGGTTTATGAGGAAGTTATTAGGCAGACAGAGGAGAATGCCAGGGAATTGTACCAACTCTAG
- a CDS encoding LysM peptidoglycan-binding domain-containing protein gives MSIKGLDVSEFQGNIDWEQVKAAGYQFAMLRAGYGFGTLDKQFQRNASECNRIGLPIGAYWFCYAVSPETAAQEADGCINAISPYRLDYPVCYDIEQDTLNYASQNGVTVTPSLATQFVQRFCDRVEERGYYSMFYSNRNFINTYFPADLSDRYALWYAYYNSQFDGRNCGIWQYTSQGSIPGISGNVDLDQGFIDYPSVIRKAGLNHLDGTSPQPQPPAQDYISYVVQQGDTLSGIAQRYGTTYQALASLNSISNPNLIYAGQTIRVPENSSSSARYYTIQPGDTLSAIALKFGTTVSALQNLNGIADPNLIYAGNTIRIS, from the coding sequence ATGAGTATAAAAGGACTTGATGTAAGTGAATTTCAAGGTAATATAGATTGGGAACAAGTCAAAGCCGCAGGTTACCAGTTTGCCATGCTCCGTGCCGGATATGGATTCGGCACTTTAGATAAACAATTTCAAAGAAATGCTTCCGAGTGTAACCGTATCGGCCTTCCTATCGGAGCCTACTGGTTTTGTTATGCAGTAAGTCCTGAAACTGCTGCCCAGGAAGCCGACGGATGTATAAATGCAATCTCTCCCTACAGGCTGGATTATCCCGTATGCTATGATATTGAACAAGATACACTAAACTACGCGTCCCAAAATGGAGTGACAGTGACGCCCTCACTTGCCACCCAATTTGTACAGCGCTTTTGTGACCGCGTGGAAGAACGTGGCTATTATTCTATGTTCTACAGCAACCGTAACTTTATAAACACCTATTTTCCTGCAGATCTTTCCGACAGGTACGCCCTCTGGTACGCATATTATAACAGCCAGTTCGACGGAAGAAACTGTGGGATCTGGCAGTACACTAGCCAGGGCAGCATACCCGGAATCAGTGGGAACGTGGATCTGGACCAAGGTTTTATTGACTATCCTTCCGTAATCCGTAAGGCAGGCCTAAACCATCTTGACGGTACCTCTCCTCAGCCACAGCCGCCTGCCCAGGATTATATTTCCTATGTTGTACAGCAGGGGGATACGTTAAGCGGCATCGCACAGCGCTACGGAACCACCTACCAGGCCCTGGCCTCATTAAATAGTATCTCGAATCCAAACCTCATATATGCAGGCCAGACCATACGTGTACCCGAAAACAGCTCCTCATCCGCCAGATATTACACAATACAGCCAGGAGATACCCTCAGCGCCATTGCCCTTAAATTTGGCACAACCGTCAGTGCGCTGCAAAACTTAAACGGCATTGCCGATCCAAATTTAATATACGCCGGAAACACAATCAGAATTTCATAA